The proteins below are encoded in one region of Phalacrocorax aristotelis chromosome 13, bGulAri2.1, whole genome shotgun sequence:
- the APCDD1L gene encoding protein APCDD1-like isoform X2, protein MVRCWWLAGLLVACAAAEPPLRWEPRCRQQLRHLQDGARIAARLPPRLEGRWVSTGCEVRPGPEFLTRSYLFYANRLFKAYQFYYWDPSCRDPSYSLVIKGKLRLRQASWITRGATEADYHLHKVGIVFHSQKAMREVAAWINQTSGEGCSGFLPPGRTWAPGALYELLSAKTERDCTAALGFAMHELSLVRVEKHYQPLLQAQQSGSRLVEELYLGDIHTEWVERLHYRPTGYQQPMQSAVHHVHPCPACGIIYRADEHHPPILPVRAQLPMQLSGSWVSTHCEVRPAVLFLTRYFIFHGSNHTWEGYYYHYSDPLCKQPTFTIYASGHYTQGIPSSKVRGGTELAFKVTQARVTPMDQVTVMMLNSSEPGSCGLTSSWSAGVEQDITPTNGCLALGIKLPHTEYELFKTEQDAKDRSLLYIGERPTDGSSPDSPDKRPTSYQAPLIQCAGASEEFSNYVSLKYLGKKDANGNEAVKPLPVAFLLFIALLFFRWD, encoded by the exons CCTGCGCGGCCGCGGAGCCGCCGCTGCGCTGGGAGCCGCGGTGCCGGCAGCAGCTTCGCCACCTGCAGGACGGCGCCAGGATCGCGGCGCGGCTGCCGCCCCGCCTGGAGGGGCGCTGGGTCTCCACCGG gtgcgAGGTGCGGCCGGGACCCGAGTTCCTCACCCGATCCTACCTCTTCTATGCCAACCGCCTCTTCAAGGCTTACCAGTTCTACTACTGGGACCCCTCCTGCCGCGACCCCTCCTACTCGCTGGTCATCAAGGGCAAGCTTCGCCTGCGCCAGGCCTCCTGGATCACCCGTGGGGCCACCGAGGCCGACTACCACCTCCACAAAGTCGGCATCGTTTTCCACAGCCAGAAAGCCATGCGGGAGGTGGCCGCCTGGATCAACCAGACCTCGGGTGAGGGCTGCAGCGGGTTCCTACCGCCGGGGCGTACCTGGGCTCCCGGAGCCCTCTACGAACTGCTGAGCGCCAAGACTGAGCGCGACTGCACAGCCGCCTTGGGCTTCGCCATGCACGAGCTGAGCCTGGTGCGGGTGGAGAAGCATTACCAGCCCTTGCTGCAGGCGCAGCAGAGCGGGAGCcggctggtggaggagctgtACCTGGGGGACATTCACACGGAGTGGGTCGAGAGGCTCCACTACCGACCGACCGGTTACCAGCAACCTATGCAGAGCGCTGTG cACCATGTGCATCCTTGCCCGGCCTGTGGGATTATATACAGAGCTGATGAACACCACCCGCCCATCCTACCCGTCAGAGCTCAGCTGCCAATGCAGCTCAGCGGCAGCTGGGTGAGCACCCACTGCGAGGTCCGACCCGCAGTGCTTTTCCTTACCAGGTACTTCATATTCCACGGTAGCAACCACACCTGGGAAGGTTATTACTATCACTACTCCGACCCACTCTGCAAACAGCCGACGTTCACCATCTACGCATCTGGGCATTACACCCAAGGCATCCCCTCCTCCAAAGTGCGGGGTGGGACAGAGCTGGCTTTTAAAGTCACGCAGGCGCGGGTGACGCCAATGGACCAGGTGACGGTGATGATGCTGAACTCCTCGGAACCTGGGAGCTGTGGGCTGACAAGCTCCTGGAGCGCGGGGGTGGAGCAGGATATAACACCCACGAACGGATGTTTGGCTTTGGGCATCAAGCTGCCCCACACCGAGTACGAACTtttcaaaacagagcaagaTGCGAAAGACCGCAGCCTGCTGTACATTGGCGAAAGGCCCACGGACGGATCCAGCCCCGACAGCCCAGACAAGCGACCCACATCGTACCAGGCACCTCTGATTCAGTGTGCCGGAGCGTCAGAGGAGTTCTCCAACTATGTTAGTCTAAAATACTTGGGAAAAAAGGATGCTAATGGGAATGAAGCAGTAAAACCTTTGCCTGTGGCCTTTTTATTGTTCAtagcacttctgtttttcagatgggACTAG
- the APCDD1L gene encoding protein APCDD1-like isoform X1, whose amino-acid sequence MGCARSVRGERNERARRMQESPCAAAEPPLRWEPRCRQQLRHLQDGARIAARLPPRLEGRWVSTGCEVRPGPEFLTRSYLFYANRLFKAYQFYYWDPSCRDPSYSLVIKGKLRLRQASWITRGATEADYHLHKVGIVFHSQKAMREVAAWINQTSGEGCSGFLPPGRTWAPGALYELLSAKTERDCTAALGFAMHELSLVRVEKHYQPLLQAQQSGSRLVEELYLGDIHTEWVERLHYRPTGYQQPMQSAVHHVHPCPACGIIYRADEHHPPILPVRAQLPMQLSGSWVSTHCEVRPAVLFLTRYFIFHGSNHTWEGYYYHYSDPLCKQPTFTIYASGHYTQGIPSSKVRGGTELAFKVTQARVTPMDQVTVMMLNSSEPGSCGLTSSWSAGVEQDITPTNGCLALGIKLPHTEYELFKTEQDAKDRSLLYIGERPTDGSSPDSPDKRPTSYQAPLIQCAGASEEFSNYVSLKYLGKKDANGNEAVKPLPVAFLLFIALLFFRWD is encoded by the exons CCTGCGCGGCCGCGGAGCCGCCGCTGCGCTGGGAGCCGCGGTGCCGGCAGCAGCTTCGCCACCTGCAGGACGGCGCCAGGATCGCGGCGCGGCTGCCGCCCCGCCTGGAGGGGCGCTGGGTCTCCACCGG gtgcgAGGTGCGGCCGGGACCCGAGTTCCTCACCCGATCCTACCTCTTCTATGCCAACCGCCTCTTCAAGGCTTACCAGTTCTACTACTGGGACCCCTCCTGCCGCGACCCCTCCTACTCGCTGGTCATCAAGGGCAAGCTTCGCCTGCGCCAGGCCTCCTGGATCACCCGTGGGGCCACCGAGGCCGACTACCACCTCCACAAAGTCGGCATCGTTTTCCACAGCCAGAAAGCCATGCGGGAGGTGGCCGCCTGGATCAACCAGACCTCGGGTGAGGGCTGCAGCGGGTTCCTACCGCCGGGGCGTACCTGGGCTCCCGGAGCCCTCTACGAACTGCTGAGCGCCAAGACTGAGCGCGACTGCACAGCCGCCTTGGGCTTCGCCATGCACGAGCTGAGCCTGGTGCGGGTGGAGAAGCATTACCAGCCCTTGCTGCAGGCGCAGCAGAGCGGGAGCcggctggtggaggagctgtACCTGGGGGACATTCACACGGAGTGGGTCGAGAGGCTCCACTACCGACCGACCGGTTACCAGCAACCTATGCAGAGCGCTGTG cACCATGTGCATCCTTGCCCGGCCTGTGGGATTATATACAGAGCTGATGAACACCACCCGCCCATCCTACCCGTCAGAGCTCAGCTGCCAATGCAGCTCAGCGGCAGCTGGGTGAGCACCCACTGCGAGGTCCGACCCGCAGTGCTTTTCCTTACCAGGTACTTCATATTCCACGGTAGCAACCACACCTGGGAAGGTTATTACTATCACTACTCCGACCCACTCTGCAAACAGCCGACGTTCACCATCTACGCATCTGGGCATTACACCCAAGGCATCCCCTCCTCCAAAGTGCGGGGTGGGACAGAGCTGGCTTTTAAAGTCACGCAGGCGCGGGTGACGCCAATGGACCAGGTGACGGTGATGATGCTGAACTCCTCGGAACCTGGGAGCTGTGGGCTGACAAGCTCCTGGAGCGCGGGGGTGGAGCAGGATATAACACCCACGAACGGATGTTTGGCTTTGGGCATCAAGCTGCCCCACACCGAGTACGAACTtttcaaaacagagcaagaTGCGAAAGACCGCAGCCTGCTGTACATTGGCGAAAGGCCCACGGACGGATCCAGCCCCGACAGCCCAGACAAGCGACCCACATCGTACCAGGCACCTCTGATTCAGTGTGCCGGAGCGTCAGAGGAGTTCTCCAACTATGTTAGTCTAAAATACTTGGGAAAAAAGGATGCTAATGGGAATGAAGCAGTAAAACCTTTGCCTGTGGCCTTTTTATTGTTCAtagcacttctgtttttcagatgggACTAG